CAGAACGGGTGAGGTGAGTTGTCTACAGGTCGCTTAATCACCACTCTCTCCCCGACTGACGATTGTTTGAAGTCCCCGTCGGTAACTTCGTAACCGAGTCGATCCCAACCTTCCTGTGTAGTCAATGTTTGGATCACCGGCCCGTCACGATATAACCCCATACCGAATGCGTGAGCAGTCATAAGGATCGAACGAGGGGTTCGGAATGATTTCCTCATAATGTGGGTGCTGTTAATACCTCCCGGTAGTTTGCCTGAGACTGACACTCGTGGGTTACCGTTTTCATCAACCCCGAATAGATCAACAGCTGAGAGGGCTTCAAGCGAGGCTAGATTCTGCGCTTCGTCGTATGCCCAGTAGATGCGTTTGGGCTCAGAAAGAGCTGCATAGCACATTCTGAAAAAGTGGGGCGTTAGGTCCTGAGCTTCATCGATAATAATTGTATCGTATAATTCTTCAATTTCTCCTGTCTCGATAAGATTTCGACAGCATTTATCTAAGAGCTTAGGAGTCTTAGTGTATCGACCGAACTTTCGTTTGGCGTCATCGTAACTCAATGGAGATTCGCCTGATTCCCTAGCGATTTCGTAGTACATCCCTGGACCTGTGCTACGTCCACCCCAACCGTGACGGACATGTAACTGGCTCCAGTTTGGATCATCTCCACCGGAAAAGTTCTGATAGAAGGCTGCTATCAGTTCCTCGTGACTCTGCCGGAGCCCATGCGTTCGAAATGCAACTGCGATGGTCCACTTAGGATGTTCCCAGTGTAATTTGGCCGCCCGAAGTGCACAGACGACAGTTTTTCCAGATCCCGCGATACCACGAATATGTTGTGGCGCATCCGGTGTCTGGAGCCCGATCTTTAGCTGTTTATCAGTTAAGATTTTTAAACGACGATCAAGGAAGTCAAGCAATTCACGCTTTGACTTCGGCGTAATTGCAGCATTGAGCTGGCCACCACTGATGCTATCACTGAATTTTAAAGTTGCCAAACCGTGACGGAGTATTTCATCATCAAGCGGAGATTCCAATAATGCCGTTAGCTTGTCCTTCAGCTCTTCACGATTGGCCAGTGTATCCTTGAAAATGAGCCGTTCAGATGCTTTGTCTTCAAAGGTTTCATGCCATTTTCTCCTCGTAATGTTTGGTAAGACGACAAAATCAGAGACTGGAATTTTTGATTGTCGGTCATCGGTTCGTAATTCATCGCGGTTTTCGAACTGCCGCCGTACCGCGATCATTGCATCGCCCACTGTGTTCTCCGGTCGAATCGATGTAGATTCTCCAGCAAGTTGCCAATCAGGCCCGGTGAGGCGTTCAATATCATCAATTTCGATATCAACAATATTCATAACAAACGCGCCAACGGAAGAAGCTAAGCCGACGACATCAATATACTCTGCATCACCGCGTCCAGTCTGCGGATACTTATAGTATAGCTGAAGAAACTGCTCTGACAGTGCTTCTTCAATATTATTTAAGACTCTTTGAGTATTCTCATTATCTGGCCGAACATTTTCACCAATCCTACAGTTTAGGTATTTATGATCCGCTGTTTCGATCCGGTCCGGAATATCGTACGACGATTTGCTCATACCCTTTCGCGATTGTGAAGTGACAAATATTCTTTGTTCTGATAAATAATAAACCCATCAGTTTAATTGATAACGATAGACTGACTCAGCAGTTGGGGAATCCGGTAGATCAGTTAATTCGACAGTCATGCTATCCCCAGCAGCGCGGTCGATATCAAAGTCATCAATAACATTCGCGTTGCCGGTAATCCGATACTCAACGGTGACACTACCACCTCCATTGGATATTAATGATCGGAAACAAGTTTGAAATTCTTCTGTAATTGGCTCTGTTTCTCCCTTAGGGACTCGAGCGGTAGTAATATTCTTTGCGACGAATGTTACTGGTTCCTCCTGGGGACGAGCGGAGGTGTCTTCTAAAACACGCTTTTCTGTGGAATCATAGCGGCGAAGAGGAGTTTGACTTGCTTCAGGCTGGAACCAGTCCGTCTCAGGGCATTCCAGAATACAATTTAACTTTAAATCCTGTGCCACGCCATGTCCATAGTTAGCAAGCTTAAGATATACATCATCATCCTCAAACCATCGATCAACGACTTCGATAGAGGGCTCGGTTTCAAATTGCATTAGCCGTTTTTCCATCTCCACTTGCCTTCGACTCAACTCGACCTGCTGCTGTGTGAGTAGGATCACAGTAGCAGTGAGCAGAGCGCTCAAGAGGGTAGTTGTCACACTGATCGGCCGTTGAACAGTAATACTTCCTGTATTGACAGCAATCATTCCTCCAATGAGGCTGACAGCTACGATAATATATGCGATCAGCCAGCCTAGTCTGGTATTCGAATTCATCTTGTTTCTGATACCCTACTTATCTCACAGGTTAGTATAATATCTGTGAGTTTCATTTAATCACCTAACATCTAATCAATGATTTGGCTGGTTGGAATAACTCATAATCGAATGAATCAGCAGTTGCTCGAGTAACGACCTAACGGCTGGAGTATCCTCAATCTTCAATTTCAACCTAGCGTACCTGAGTCAAACGTTACGCAGACTCGGCTTGCAACTCCTCGAGAGCAGTTTCCAGCGACCCCTGAAACTGCCACGAGGCTTGCTCGAACGCGCTGTCTGTCGGCCCGTCCCACCGAGGAAAGCCGGCATGGTCGCTCACCTTGACGGTCCACTCGGCCGGTTCATCGAATGGGGTTCGCGTTGGCAGTTCGACGACGTAGAGGTACTCTTCATCTCCATGAATGCCGTTGACGGGATTTTCGACACCGTGACCGAGCAGGAACAACGGTTGCTCAAGATGTGCCATGTTCGACGGGTCCAGCAAGTCATCCGGCTGGTCTGCGCGAATACTTCGGTCACGCCCTTCGTCTATGTAGAGGCCCATACTCGAGAGCGTCTCGAGGAAGATGAACTGCGCAGCGGCGTAGCTGGGTCCACGTTCCGTTCGTGTCTTCTCGAGCAGCTGTTTGAGTTGGGCAAGGTCACGGAGGACGCTTTTCGGATAGCCGTCGGAATGCCGGTAGACCTGTGCGATGCGATTGGTTGAATTCTGTTCTGCTGCAGACTCGTTTCGGTGGACGAATCGGAGTTGACTTCGGGTTGACATCGATTTCTCCTCTCCAGCGCGACTACGCCAGCACCCATCACCGGCGCACAAACAACTCCCGCGGACAGGGTAGTCTGGCATCTAATTACTGCTATGTTAACCCTCTGTGACAGATCGGCTACGCCTGCGGATTCGTCCATGCTGTTCTTCCCGCTCTGCTCGAGAAGTTCTACTCTTAGATCGAGTCATCGAACTGTTCACCACTTCCTTCTTGGGCACTTCTGAATCGATAAGTTCAGGTAGTACAATTATCGCTGCTAAATTCCGCCTGTCCGGATGCTATCAAGATCGGCCTGCTGAATAGAGAGATTTCTTCAGCATGGGGACTACCATTATTTGAATAGAAGCCGATCCATGACCCGTATCATGGTTCAAACCACATTGGAGATAATAGGCCTTATTTTCGGTCTTCTCGGGTCAATTATAGCAGTTAGTAATGAGTTTTCAACACTTCGTAAAATTGGTATAAAGATCTCCAAAATAGCACCATGGTCACAGTGGGATCTTACCCTCTTGGATCAGGGGCTTGATACACTCCCTGAACGTCGGGTACGTAGTGACCACGATGCATTTCTCCCGATGTTTGATTATCTCACCGAATCGGGCCAACCCACCACCAGGCCGTCATACACGGAGGAGGACTTAAAATTCATAGATGAGGTTAAGGATACAAATCTTCACAGATTAGCTGAAGATCTAATGGAATTAAAGCATCAGTCTCAAGAAGGAGATAAGGAGATGGAACAATTGTTGAATCGCATGACAGGGTTCGTAGGTCAAATATCCGACGAAGAAATGTATTTTAGTTTATCTGATGATGGAAATGAGATTGTTTTTAATATTCCTCGCTATCCCAACCTCTCGGGCCAATCCTTTAATCGGTCGTATTACGAGGACCGATTGAATGCTGAGATTGATCGATTCTTTGTGCACACTGGCACTCTCTTGATCGGAATGGCATTCGCTTTCCAAGGTCTTTCCCTCATATTTTAATTATATAAAGCATAGAGTGATTTCATTCTCTGTCAGTCACAGCTTATTCTATACTGCATGATCCAACCAATCTAAATTCGGATCACTTTAGCACTGACGCCTTGTATTTAGCACGACTCCGTCAACATCTCTGGTAGATGGTAGAAGTATCAACGCTAAATTCGCACATCTACTTACCGGCAAATTCACCGCAGCAGTCGGTGGATCAAACCAGTGAGAGAGTTCTCTGATACCCGTCGAGAACAAGGTTTAGTCAGGTCAGCGCGTAACTTCCCCGTATGCCCTTTAGCGTCAGTTGGCACACGCTTCTCGAGCATCTGGATGAGCTGCCGGCGGACGCGACACTGATCACACCATTGTCGCACTCTCGCATCCATATCACAGATGCCCAAGAACACCGCGTTATCGTCCAGTTTGACGAGTCGAACGAGAAGCGTCCGCTCCAGCGCGATCAGTTCGAGACACTCTACCATCAGATACAGACCACACATGATGGGTTCGACCTCGACCGGCTCCCGCCAGATGCTGACCCGTATCCAGCGGTGTTGAGTGTTCATCCACGGTTCGAGATCGACGAAGATGCGGGTGTGATCGCAGAGACAGACGGACCGACGACGACCCAACTGGCCGACACAGCACATGAACCAGACACCGATGACGACCGAACCGAACCCGACGGTCTGGACGTCTACTCGGATGCGCTGCTACTGATCGATGCGCTCGAGCGCCACGACGTAACTGACCTGCCTGAGTTGGAGACGGCCACACTGGTGAATCTCTATACGCTGCTGTCGGATGTCCAGCGCGATGCTAACGACTTTCGCCAAGAGGTTGCTGACGTACTTCTCTCACGGCTTCATCACGACCGTCCTGTTGCCGGTCAGTACGGCTCCGTCCAGCGCACGAGTCGCCGTAACCGCTCGCTCAAAGATGACGAAGACGTCCTCTCCATGCTCGAGGCGGAAGGGATCGACCGCGAGCGCGTCATGAGCGTTGATCGCCAGAAGGTTGACGAAGCCCTCGAGGTAACGACGCTCACCGAGTCCGATATCTACGAGATCGATGAGAGCGAGTACGTTCGCAAGGCGGAGGTCGATGACGACGTCAAGGAGTCGCGCCTCCAGGGCTTGAAGGACCGACTTGCCGCCAGCGAGGAGACAGAAGCTGAGGAACTGCAACAGGAAATCGAAGCACTCGAAGAGCGTATCGATGATCTCACGAGCTTCCAGGCGGGGACGGAGATACAGGGATGACTGGTGACGGCTTTCGCGTCATCATGCACAGCGCAGGTGGTTGGCGGGATCTCTCTCAGTCGTTCTGCAATCTGACACTGGCAGTGTCGAGTTAGCCATTGTCCTCCTGCAAGCGGAGTTCGTTGGCCCGTCTCTCGAGCAGGCGGAGGATCGGAACACGTTGTTGGTGCTGGTTTTCATAGGCGATGCAGGCTCGAAGCGTCTCCATATCGTTGATCGTCGCGATGCTGGCATCAATCAGCCGTGTGTTTGGTGCCTCGAGCCGCTGAGCTGGTGAGAGTTCGCTCGAGTTTGGAGGTTGCTTTGGTGTATCGCTCATTGGATGTTGCCTCTACCCCTGTTGAGGCACGAAAAACTGCATTGCTCTCTGGTTTTTCCGCAAGTGAGAGATGACCACGTGCTACGGTAAGTACGGGGGAAGCACCGGTCGTTCGATGCAGCGGTTATACGGTTCGAAGGTCATCTGTCGCCTGTGACCGGATGGCGGCTGCTGCGACTTCGTCGGCTCTCTTGATGAGTTCCGCTTCGATCGTCGCCGGCTCGACCGGCGTTCGGCTCGTATGGGAGAGCACGATGTGTGCCAGTTCGACTGGCAGGTCCACTGTTGCAACGACGTAGACTCCGTAGTAGGGATGTCCGAGCAGGTTGTAGACCGGCGTCTCGGCCATCCCGTCGAATTCGGCGAGTTTGCTCACGTCGTGGATGAGTGCACCAGCAACTACCGTATCCACTGAGAGCGTGACCTCGCGCCGCTCAAGAAGTGTCTCTGCGAGCGCGACGGCACAGGCAGTTACGTCCCGAACGTGGCTTACCAGCCGTTCGTTCTCCAACCCTAACGCACGCTGTGTTGGAGGCAGCCACGGTACCTCGGTGAGGTCGTCGATGTCGTTCTCTTCGATGGCCGTCGCCCACGCACTGGTAACGCCCGCTCGAAGATTGTCGTCTTCGATCACCTCGAGTTCGGGAAACGCGGCCCTGACTACATCCTCGCTCATGTCTCTGCTGTCAGTATTGACCACTAAAAGTACCCGCCGTGCAGTGATGCTCACTGCGCAGCTTGCGCTCTCACCTGCTGTTAGCGTTCTGCGCCATAGACGATTTTCGAGGGGGCTTCGTAGCCACAGTCAGGACAGGCGAACCATCGTTTGACCTTCGCACCAGCGGCAGATTTCTGGCCGACGATGACGTCGTCGTTCGGACACTCAGGACAAGCGAGTTCGGGGGCTGGTTTGTCCCGGAGTGCATCCCGAACGCTGGTCGCCTCCTTCGTCTCGAAGCCGCGCGACCACACTGGATAGCCGTCGACGAGAATCGCTGCCCGCCACTTGTACGCGTAGGAGTCCGGTGCACGATGCAGGACGGCTCGCGCTCCAGTCTCCGTGTTTCGATATGCCAGCGTGGGTGTTCGGCTCTCTCGTGTCCAGTTGGTGATTCGGGGCATGATTACTCAGAAATGGACATCTGCCGGTACGATCCAGCATGTCTCGCGCTCATCAATCTCCTCGAGGAGGCGATCGAGATGTCCGCGATGGCGGATGCCTGTCGCGTGTTGATCATACAGGCAGATCGACGGGCCACGGGAAGCACCGACCTGCTGGAAGGCGTGCCGAGCGAGGCCCTCATCGCGCATGATCTCATCGTCGCTGCGTTCCTCGAGTGCTTGCTTCACCCGATTCAGATTTCGTTGGAACGTTTCCGTCGTAGTCTCCCAGGCCCGCTCGAGGAGTTCTTCACCTTCGTCGGACGTAACGGGCGCAGCCGCCGGCAGGTCGCCCCACCGTGCTTTTCCAGCCACTGTCGTCTCCTCTTCGTCGAAGGTGACGTAGTAGTCGAACACTGCACAAGAATCCGGCTCCGTGCCAACCAGTCGGGCGAACACGGTCTTTCCGGTTGACAGTGCCTCGTCTGCTGTCGATGCCTCTACCAGTGCGTAAATTAACATATGCATCTGGGATACCTCACTGTCCCGACGCTCTGGTCAGTACTCGTCTGTTCTCACTCAGAGCGCCGGCAGCCATCACCGGCGCACAAAATCACGGTGCAACGCGTCTGTCTCTCGGAGGAGAACGATCCGGATCGGTAGTAGCATCAACAGCGATCGTCAGGTCGCTCGACTCGTCGACAGCTTCGAATTGGCTGCGGGTGCCTTCCGAAACTGCACCCCTGCTTGAGCGAAGCACATCATAGAAGATTCGTGAATGATTTCTTTCAACTCACCTTTATTGAATCAGCCGATAAGTAGATGTGGCTACTATTTGCTTTCAATTTCGACAAGAGATTTAATCCCACACTGACAATGCGGGTACCTTCCCTTCCGTCTTATTTTCCCATCAGGAAGCCGAATCGCGGGATAAACGGCTTCACAGTTAGGACAGATGGCGACGATCTCCTGTCCAGTCCGAGTGTTGCTCATTCGAGATAATCGGGCCGACAACGCCCACACAGATATATCAGTGCGTATAGACTCATAACGAGAAATCACTATTATTGTCTGAAGACCTGCATCCTATTGGCCATATGTAAGGTTTTTCACCTCAGAGGTCGTGTGCTGACATGACATGGATGGAATACCTGAAAACGCCTCTTCAACCGATACTTCGGATCAAAATGAACTTATCCATGTCGTAATCGAAGACCCGGGAGAAGCTGACAAGTGTGTGTTTTTCCCAGGAAATGCAACAGCTGATGAGCTACATACAAAGTGGATTCTTGCTCTCGAGGATTCGTACGTCCACCTAAAAGATGCTCAATAGTCCGCTTGTACTGACCGTTCACTACAGCGTCAAATGGGTCCGTGACCGATCCTATGACCCGCTCGGTTAGGAATCAATGTGGGTATCAGTAGATTCACCACGCTCTGGTCGAGTGAGAAGACTCACTTCCTCCAAGAGCGCCGTTGCTGTCTCGATACGTTCTCTGTCTGCGTCAGTCAGCTGATCGCCCTCGAGATGGTTGAGTTGGCTGAGTGCACGATGCAGTCTGTATCCTGGTGTGTTTCGTGGGTCCATTGAATGCGCCTCGGCCGATCGCGGCGCAGACAAACATGACACGATAGCACGGGCGATCGGTCTGTTAACCAACAGCCACGCTGCACCATTCCTGTCTGTTGGTTAAGACATGACGCGGAGCAAGTCATTCTGGGCTCGGCCCATAGCGCGGTGTCCCGCAGATCTGGCACTCCCAGATTGCGTGGCCGGTCCAGATTTCGTCGGGAACCGATTCATGAGCGCTGAATCGATGATCGGTTGTGCGTCCACACTGGTGACACTCGAGGCGTTCTTTGGTGGGAATGCCACTGCCCTGATGCTCAGATTCACGTTCTTTAGGTGCCTGCTGGAGGGCAATTGCAGGAACTAGCCACGCATCATCACCGGCGTTGTCGAGCAGCGTCGCAAGTCGCTGCTCATCGCGAATGCTGGACCCACCCTCGTCGTAGAGATAGGTTGTTGGTTCGCAGTCGCTATCCACCGCTGATTGGTCAGTCCACGCTGTTCGATCGCGGGCGGCCGCGAGAAGTTGCTCACCGTCAGTGGACGTGATCTGTGCTGCAGCAGGAAGCACGGGCCACTGATCTGTCAATTGGGCTGCAGGCTCGTCCTCGAGATCGTAGATGATCGTGCAGTCGTCGACAGCCTGTTCGGTCGCACTCGAGGCAAGGAGTGTCGCAGCGGCCCCACCTTTCGCGACAGCGCCGTAGAACGTCGACGACTCGACAAGCATGTGGACGACGCCGAAGAGTGTCCATTCTGTCGCTGGTGCGTCTGTCTCTGAGGAGGAGTTCTCGAGATGATTGGTGAGACAGAACAGGCATTTGGTCTGATCAGCTGGGATCGGTGCGTCACAGGAACGACACTCAGTGTCTGTTTCCGTTGGAGTGTCTGGATATCCAGTCGTCGCTGTTGCAACTCGCTGTCGATTTGGCTCACCCTCAGTACACTCTCTGAGTCTCTCATCTGGGATATGCGACGCTTCGCCGGTCGGACGAAGCTCCTCGAAGTCAGAATCTCGATCAGTCATTAGTGGGTAGTGGGTTGTATTGCCTCACGTCTTGATCAGGTTCCAGTCCGGTAGAGAAGATCTCGGGAATAAGTTCACTTGGACGCTATTGCTGCCGAAGTCCTGCTTCTCGAGCTTCACGGTTGCTGGCACAATGAATACACGCTGGCAGATCACCATCAACAGCAAAAACCCGGTAGTAGTTCTCTGTGACATGAGAGCCACACCCATCACATTCTGGCATTATCCAAACCTATGTTGTTACTCCAGTAAATATCTTGTTCCAATACTTGTGTAGTTTTTCTCAATGGCATTCTATCTAAGTGGGATTGACTCTTTTCTGGGTCTGGTATTGTTGCGGTTCGAGAAGGAATCCACAGTCTTCACAACGAGTTTCGACTGCGTTGGTGGTCACTCGTCCATTGCATTTGGGGCACGGACTGGCGCTCGAGTTGGGCTGGACATCTTCGTCGAATGTTGTCTCGTAAACCTCTCTGAAAGCCATGGTGTTCACGAAGGGCAATGAGCAACTCTGACTGCCCCTCACTCCACTCGTGGGGCACAGAAACCACTCTCTCAGTAGACAGTAGCAGTGTTCCTTTATTCAGGGCTCTTCGTGAAACTCGCGATAAATACCGGTGAAGGAGCGATCACGAAAGACACGGACTCAGCCGTACGAGTCTAAAAACGAAATCGTTGTTCACGGTCGCCAAGGCGACAATGAAGTCGGAATTAGTTGCGGACGACGTTCGTCGCGCGGGGACCCTTGGGGGCCTGTTCGATATCGAAGTCAATGTCTGTGCCTTCTTCGAGGTCCGGACCGCCAACGTCTTCCATGTGGAAGAACACGTCGTCGTCCGCATCGTCCGTCGAAATGAAACCGTAGCCGCCTGTGTCGTTGAAGAAATCAACCGTACCGTTTGCCATTACACTAACTCAAAATACGACTATACGGTTAAGTATTCCGCATTTGTTTTCAAAAGCCGCCAACAACGATTACAAAATCCTAAAATATCGTGCGTATGTGGATGCTTAACCACTATTTGGCAAGAGTTGGGCCAATAGTGTCTGGTATGTCACAATGGCGGAAGACTTTCGATGTATCCACAGTTCTCTTAGTTTGGTGTAGTCCGTGTTCTCGCGAGTAGGTGTGAACAGTCTGCCGTTCAGTTTGCACGCATAGTTACCAAACCGAGATGGGGTATTTTCACACCTGGCTTTGGATAAAGAAACTTCCTTCTAACCGCTAGGTGGCGGCAACGCCGTGGAACGGATTCATGCTGTGGCGAAAGCCCGGCAGCGCAACGGCCACCGGCCGTGAGCAGCCCGGACCGTGGAGGTGGTGGGAGGTGGCGGTGACTGCGTTCACACCAGCAAAAAAGGGGCTCAGGCCTGGCTATTCCCACCAGCGGCCGCGCTCGGGGAAGTGAATCGTCGACCACCCGGTCACGGCCAGTGAGACACGGCCTTCGTGCCAGTTCCGGGCAGCCTTGTGAATGCGCACCTGCTCGCCTTCCTCGATCCACGGTGCGTCTGATGACTTCCAGATGGTCACACGCGTCTGGCCACTGTCGTCTGCGATGAGACCAACCTGCGCGATACTCGGATGTGAGGGATCCCACAGGGTTTCGACACGCCCTTCGATGCTCACCTCCTTCCGAGAGACTTCCTCGAGTTTTCCAATGGGGATGACGTGTCCGGGTGCCGTCTGCAGCTCCTCGAACACGTTGACGACCGCACTCGTCAGGTCCTGACCACTGACGACGGACTCTCCCAACCGCCGGCTGATCGCCGCTCGAGACCAACCATCCAACCGCTTTGCGAGTCGCATCGACTGCTTGTTCACGGCCGCCAACTGCTCTTGGGTAAGTTCTGTCCGGGGA
This genomic window from Natribaculum luteum contains:
- a CDS encoding DEAD/DEAH box helicase, translating into MSKSSYDIPDRIETADHKYLNCRIGENVRPDNENTQRVLNNIEEALSEQFLQLYYKYPQTGRGDAEYIDVVGLASSVGAFVMNIVDIEIDDIERLTGPDWQLAGESTSIRPENTVGDAMIAVRRQFENRDELRTDDRQSKIPVSDFVVLPNITRRKWHETFEDKASERLIFKDTLANREELKDKLTALLESPLDDEILRHGLATLKFSDSISGGQLNAAITPKSKRELLDFLDRRLKILTDKQLKIGLQTPDAPQHIRGIAGSGKTVVCALRAAKLHWEHPKWTIAVAFRTHGLRQSHEELIAAFYQNFSGGDDPNWSQLHVRHGWGGRSTGPGMYYEIARESGESPLSYDDAKRKFGRYTKTPKLLDKCCRNLIETGEIEELYDTIIIDEAQDLTPHFFRMCYAALSEPKRIYWAYDEAQNLASLEALSAVDLFGVDENGNPRVSVSGKLPGGINSTHIMRKSFRTPRSILMTAHAFGMGLYRDGPVIQTLTTQEGWDRLGYEVTDGDFKQSSVGERVVIKRPVDNSPHPFWELQEPSELLRLYWGKNWKDEINWVIDDIEQNLEEENVLPHEIMITHLWPYKKRQDPLDQLKAGLEERLGGLQENRDSIVHHVTETVSQQGRRANFKEKGKVTISEVHHARGNEAGLVYVMGLDSVAEEVSKDVSDSNWRRQHLRSRNKAFVALTRTQGWCRLTGTDPTSKIAGELNRVVNDTRSTDPKLQFNVPDDDGPFKSMDLVDYSDD
- a CDS encoding HD domain-containing protein — its product is MSEDVVRAAFPELEVIEDDNLRAGVTSAWATAIEENDIDDLTEVPWLPPTQRALGLENERLVSHVRDVTACAVALAETLLERREVTLSVDTVVAGALIHDVSKLAEFDGMAETPVYNLLGHPYYGVYVVATVDLPVELAHIVLSHTSRTPVEPATIEAELIKRADEVAAAAIRSQATDDLRTV
- a CDS encoding DUF7568 family protein gives rise to the protein MPRITNWTRESRTPTLAYRNTETGARAVLHRAPDSYAYKWRAAILVDGYPVWSRGFETKEATSVRDALRDKPAPELACPECPNDDVIVGQKSAAGAKVKRWFACPDCGYEAPSKIVYGAER
- a CDS encoding DUF7511 domain-containing protein, whose product is MDGIPENASSTDTSDQNELIHVVIEDPGEADKCVFFPGNATADELHTKWILALEDSYVHLKDAQ
- a CDS encoding DUF7563 family protein, whose product is MPECDGCGSHVTENYYRVFAVDGDLPACIHCASNREAREAGLRQQ
- a CDS encoding cold-shock protein, which produces MANGTVDFFNDTGGYGFISTDDADDDVFFHMEDVGGPDLEEGTDIDFDIEQAPKGPRATNVVRN
- a CDS encoding DNA-binding protein, with translation MSSNNSSSKVVTVDEQELKQADEQAVDEDGFPVVDETPEFEATVEQEVQAKVDANHPDGIVDTDDERISGATLEQEERIRAREDELERISAQAEIGTQEGREKRTRTIAADQNKARRVEFQKRAASVDPMADPERADPRTELTQEQLAAVNKQSMRLAKRLDGWSRAAISRRLGESVVSGQDLTSAVVNVFEELQTAPGHVIPIGKLEEVSRKEVSIEGRVETLWDPSHPSIAQVGLIADDSGQTRVTIWKSSDAPWIEEGEQVRIHKAARNWHEGRVSLAVTGWSTIHFPERGRWWE